A region from the Desulfomarina profundi genome encodes:
- a CDS encoding YggS family pyridoxal phosphate-dependent enzyme, with protein MISTNLLKIQEQIQLAARNSGRSAAEIKLVAVSKKFPHTAILSAYKAGQQLFGENYIQELQQKRKELPENIRFHFIGHLQTNKAKIAAESCSMIETVDRVKLATALNKHLEKLDKNLDILVQVNIGQDSNKSGVAPDRAAELLEDLQPLSRLRIKGLMTIPPYEASPEKTRPHFKNLRVLADKLSAIGFFAGIENIELSMGMSGDFPIAIEEGATIVRVGTAIFGNRPV; from the coding sequence ATGATTTCAACAAACCTGTTAAAAATACAAGAACAGATTCAACTTGCAGCCAGAAACTCCGGCAGATCCGCCGCAGAAATAAAACTGGTTGCAGTTTCCAAGAAATTTCCTCACACGGCAATACTTTCTGCTTATAAAGCCGGACAGCAGCTTTTTGGTGAAAACTATATTCAGGAATTACAACAGAAAAGAAAAGAGCTTCCCGAAAACATTCGCTTCCATTTTATCGGGCACCTGCAGACAAACAAGGCTAAAATTGCAGCAGAATCATGCTCAATGATTGAAACCGTTGATAGAGTCAAGCTTGCAACTGCACTGAACAAACACCTTGAAAAACTTGATAAAAACCTTGATATACTTGTTCAGGTGAATATTGGCCAGGACAGCAACAAATCAGGTGTTGCTCCCGACAGAGCCGCGGAACTGCTGGAAGATCTCCAGCCGCTTTCCAGGTTGAGAATCAAGGGGTTGATGACTATCCCTCCATACGAAGCTTCTCCTGAAAAAACAAGACCTCACTTCAAAAATCTCCGGGTTCTGGCTGATAAACTGTCAGCCATAGGATTTTTTGCAGGTATTGAGAACATTGAGTTGTCAATGGGCATGTCCGGAGATTTTCCGATTGCCATTGAAGAAGGGGCTACAATTGTTCGTGTAGGGACGGCTATTTTTGGAAACAGACCCGTTTAA
- a CDS encoding TatD family hydrolase, with amino-acid sequence MTTSKKALPNLQGDAYIIDTHCHLDMKMYREDLEKIITNGADHGVARIVTIGIDMESSVRAVALSKKFSQISATIGIHPHDAQNSSDSDFSALHTLYHTNPDYIVGYGEIGLDYAKLHSPKNIQKELFDRQLNLAGELGLPVIIHNREADADTIDILRNASPLKHGGIMHCFSGDFDFAKKVLDLGLLISVPGIVTFKNSPVLQDVVKKIPLSSMVLETDGPFLAPHPFRGKRNEPLYILYTAQKVAEIKQTSLMEVARQTSQNSETLFQF; translated from the coding sequence TTGACGACCAGCAAGAAAGCATTACCGAATCTCCAGGGTGATGCCTACATTATAGACACTCATTGTCACCTTGATATGAAAATGTATCGGGAGGACCTGGAAAAAATCATAACAAATGGTGCAGACCATGGGGTTGCTCGAATAGTTACAATAGGCATTGACATGGAAAGTTCCGTCCGTGCAGTTGCGCTTTCAAAAAAGTTCAGCCAGATATCTGCAACAATCGGTATCCATCCACATGACGCCCAAAACAGTAGCGATTCTGATTTTTCGGCCCTCCATACTCTTTATCATACCAATCCGGATTATATTGTCGGCTATGGTGAAATTGGGCTCGACTACGCCAAACTACACTCTCCCAAAAACATACAGAAAGAGTTGTTTGACAGACAACTCAATCTGGCTGGTGAGCTTGGTCTGCCGGTTATAATTCATAACCGGGAAGCCGATGCAGACACCATCGATATCCTCCGCAATGCTTCACCATTGAAACATGGAGGAATAATGCACTGTTTTTCCGGAGATTTTGATTTTGCCAAAAAAGTTCTTGATCTTGGATTACTCATATCCGTTCCCGGTATCGTAACTTTTAAAAACAGCCCGGTCCTGCAGGATGTTGTTAAAAAGATACCGCTGAGTTCCATGGTCCTTGAAACCGATGGGCCGTTTCTTGCTCCTCATCCGTTCAGGGGAAAGAGAAATGAACCCCTCTATATCCTGTATACAGCACAAAAAGTTGCAGAGATAAAACAGACATCCCTGATGGAAGTTGCTCGTCAGACTTCTCAAAACAGTGAAACCCTTTTTCAATTTTAA
- a CDS encoding roadblock/LC7 domain-containing protein, whose protein sequence is MNYGIVSQEQLEQIDGILSEKLIKLGVDCVIIIDMAGNIITAKDNGESKYDVYSFAALAAGNFATVDAMAKLVGEQEFSLLFHKGQESNIHFSKIDDELLLISMFGRDISLGFLRLNVVDVIEKIRKVWDKK, encoded by the coding sequence ATGAATTATGGGATTGTCAGTCAGGAGCAACTCGAGCAAATAGATGGAATATTATCAGAAAAGCTGATAAAGCTCGGTGTCGATTGCGTTATTATAATTGACATGGCGGGTAATATAATCACTGCCAAGGATAATGGTGAAAGCAAGTATGATGTTTATTCCTTTGCTGCTCTGGCTGCCGGTAATTTTGCAACGGTAGATGCCATGGCAAAGCTTGTCGGTGAACAGGAGTTTTCTCTGTTGTTCCATAAAGGACAGGAATCAAATATCCACTTCAGTAAAATTGATGATGAGCTTCTTTTGATTTCCATGTTCGGCAGAGATATTTCTTTGGGTTTTCTTCGATTGAATGTGGTGGATGTCATAGAGAAAATAAGAAAGGTCTGGGATAAAAAGTAG
- a CDS encoding GTP-binding protein, protein MSFINLKEKVVQVKIVYYGPGRGGKTTNLEYVNRRYRKQILSEMVSLKTHGDRTLFFDFLPFDMGKIKGYDIKIQLYTVPGQVKYNATRKLVLRGVDGIVFVADAMEKQREKNIRSLNQLHENLKSYKESIFKIPLVMQYNKIDLKEHGIPILPTSVLQNDLNSRLKVPYFEASAITGYNVAATLKKIISSSVISIQKKLL, encoded by the coding sequence TTGAGTTTCATTAATTTAAAAGAAAAAGTAGTACAGGTTAAGATTGTCTATTATGGACCTGGTCGCGGTGGAAAGACAACAAATCTTGAATATGTCAATCGGAGGTATCGAAAGCAGATTCTCTCTGAGATGGTAAGTTTGAAAACCCATGGAGACAGAACATTATTCTTTGATTTTCTGCCTTTTGATATGGGAAAAATCAAAGGGTATGACATAAAAATACAGTTGTACACAGTACCTGGACAGGTCAAATATAATGCCACGAGAAAACTGGTTCTGCGGGGTGTAGACGGAATTGTTTTTGTTGCCGATGCGATGGAGAAGCAGCGTGAAAAAAATATCAGATCTCTCAACCAGCTCCATGAAAATCTGAAATCATATAAGGAGAGTATTTTTAAAATACCTCTGGTTATGCAATATAATAAAATTGATTTAAAAGAACATGGTATACCAATACTGCCAACCTCCGTGTTGCAGAACGATCTGAACAGTCGATTAAAAGTACCCTATTTTGAAGCAAGTGCGATCACCGGATATAATGTTGCGGCTACTTTGAAGAAAATCATCTCTTCATCAGTTATTTCAATTCAGAAAAAATTACTCTAG
- a CDS encoding cytochrome b N-terminal domain-containing protein: protein MTGFPDKLDREKMGIIQQLLLFLENCKWGSWALVCLYVSLFSGIIVGIQYQPSTPYYSSVSIELIVPFGGYFRSLHFYSSQFFFLFSCCHFMFTYTKTDKYTRKDWLFVASSLPVTLLLLFTGYILRDDTTGSSAGFIAENIIQSIPFAGHALNDLLFSISSHGMRNVYLHHIISFDLLLLVLLWNHLRRYKTTASGHPLLLIFMFILPVYLAAPLEPELPGIEYITGPWFFLGLQELLRYFPPLFAGVIVPALFLFLFFSLSRDNNYRRQAVYLFFAGLFLYTLLSTIAFLR, encoded by the coding sequence ATGACGGGATTTCCTGATAAACTGGACAGAGAAAAAATGGGCATTATCCAACAACTACTGCTTTTCCTGGAAAACTGCAAATGGGGCAGCTGGGCGCTGGTCTGTCTCTATGTTTCCCTTTTTTCGGGTATTATTGTCGGGATACAATATCAACCTTCAACACCGTATTATTCTTCGGTTTCGATTGAATTAATCGTTCCGTTCGGAGGTTATTTCCGATCTCTGCATTTTTATTCAAGCCAGTTTTTCTTTCTGTTCTCCTGCTGTCATTTTATGTTCACCTATACAAAAACTGACAAATATACACGAAAAGACTGGCTGTTTGTTGCATCCTCCCTGCCCGTCACACTCCTGCTGCTTTTCACAGGTTATATTTTAAGGGATGACACTACAGGCTCATCCGCAGGTTTCATTGCTGAAAATATTATTCAATCCATACCCTTTGCCGGGCACGCACTGAATGATCTCCTCTTTTCCATCTCATCCCATGGGATGAGAAATGTTTATCTTCACCATATCATTTCCTTCGACCTCCTCCTTCTTGTACTTCTCTGGAACCATCTGCGGAGATATAAGACTACAGCCTCAGGACATCCTCTGCTTCTCATTTTCATGTTCATTCTTCCCGTTTACCTGGCAGCACCACTTGAGCCGGAACTACCGGGAATTGAATATATTACCGGTCCATGGTTCTTCCTCGGCCTCCAGGAGCTCCTCCGCTATTTTCCTCCGCTGTTCGCTGGAGTTATAGTCCCAGCCCTTTTCCTTTTCCTGTTTTTCTCGCTTTCCCGGGACAATAATTATCGAAGACAGGCTGTTTATCTTTTTTTTGCTGGGCTTTTCCTTTATACCCTCCTTTCCACCATAGCCTTTTTACGATAA
- a CDS encoding QcrA and Rieske domain-containing protein — translation MGIKFQKKRRNIILQLLSTALLYPILKFAGYTVPKKPNYVKIGTPLPADGVLVTRDFILFDKDGSCWALSRKCTHLGCRLHYKDAEDILECPCHQSRFYARTGAVLHGPARKPLKQFPVEKRENSPYYIVTT, via the coding sequence GTGGGCATTAAATTCCAGAAAAAAAGGAGAAATATTATTCTCCAGTTGCTGTCAACAGCACTTCTCTATCCCATATTGAAATTTGCAGGTTACACTGTCCCCAAAAAACCGAATTACGTAAAGATCGGTACCCCTCTCCCGGCAGATGGTGTTCTCGTGACCAGAGATTTCATTCTTTTTGATAAAGATGGCTCCTGTTGGGCTCTGTCAAGGAAATGTACACACCTTGGCTGCAGACTCCACTATAAGGATGCGGAAGACATCCTGGAATGCCCCTGCCACCAGAGTCGTTTTTACGCTAGAACAGGGGCTGTCCTCCACGGACCTGCCCGAAAACCGCTCAAACAGTTTCCGGTTGAAAAAAGAGAAAACAGTCCATATTACATAGTTACAACCTGA
- the coaD gene encoding pantetheine-phosphate adenylyltransferase: MSTHIKTEQAIAVYPGTFDPITMGHVNIIERALNLFSKVIVAVGINPAKSPLFSVEERVKMIEQTFKDFSRVEVHSVSGLLVDFAHQQKAKAIVRGLRAVSDFDYEFQLALMNRKLQREVDSVFLMPNFRWIFISSSIIKDAARNGGDVSDMVPFHVNEMLIDKFSEKQ, from the coding sequence ATGAGTACTCATATTAAAACAGAACAGGCTATCGCAGTTTATCCCGGAACCTTTGATCCAATTACCATGGGTCATGTCAATATAATTGAAAGGGCACTGAATCTTTTCAGTAAGGTTATTGTCGCAGTTGGTATAAACCCTGCCAAAAGTCCTCTTTTTTCAGTTGAAGAAAGAGTAAAAATGATTGAGCAGACATTTAAAGATTTCTCCCGGGTCGAAGTACATTCCGTATCAGGCTTGCTGGTTGACTTTGCTCATCAGCAGAAAGCAAAAGCCATAGTTCGAGGTCTGCGTGCCGTATCAGATTTTGATTATGAATTTCAGCTTGCACTGATGAACAGAAAACTGCAGCGGGAAGTCGATTCGGTATTCCTTATGCCGAATTTCAGATGGATTTTCATCAGTTCATCAATTATCAAGGATGCCGCAAGAAACGGCGGGGATGTCAGTGATATGGTTCCTTTTCACGTCAATGAAATGCTGATTGATAAGTTTTCAGAGAAACAGTAA
- the rsmD gene encoding 16S rRNA (guanine(966)-N(2))-methyltransferase RsmD, translated as MRIISGTVKGRKLIAPPARQGKTIRPTSDRAREALFSIIGQRIIHSDMLDLYAGTGAVGLEAFSRGANNVFFVEKNKIALQILQRNISLCLGNRKNVSTIKVIRHDLTHSLPTGKLSSLHPRGFDIIFSDPPYSSNYSLKSLLMLDKSNLLSNNGLLIIEERCNVSLPTELSFLRLFDRRVYGEASFWFYKPNLMQSEKI; from the coding sequence TTGAGAATTATCAGTGGGACAGTAAAAGGCCGGAAACTGATTGCTCCGCCGGCTCGACAGGGTAAAACCATTCGGCCGACCTCCGATCGGGCCAGGGAAGCCCTCTTCAGCATTATAGGCCAGCGGATCATTCATTCTGACATGCTAGACCTCTATGCAGGAACTGGCGCTGTTGGGCTTGAAGCGTTCAGCAGGGGCGCAAATAACGTCTTTTTTGTCGAAAAAAACAAGATTGCGCTTCAAATTTTACAGCGGAATATTTCCCTCTGCCTCGGAAATAGAAAAAATGTTTCCACAATTAAAGTCATTCGTCATGACCTTACCCACAGCCTGCCAACCGGAAAATTATCTTCCCTGCACCCCCGTGGATTTGACATAATTTTCTCGGACCCACCTTATTCCAGCAATTATTCATTAAAATCACTGCTTATGCTTGACAAAAGCAATCTATTATCAAACAATGGTCTCCTTATCATTGAAGAACGATGCAATGTAAGTCTACCGACAGAGCTTTCGTTTCTCAGGTTGTTTGACCGACGTGTCTACGGTGAAGCCTCATTCTGGTTTTATAAACCCAACCTTATGCAGTCAGAAAAAATTTAG
- a CDS encoding phosphatidylserine decarboxylase family protein, translating to MLSPQIPVAREGYPFIGMAAFCTLISAVLGFTVVTLVLLLISLFVLSFFRDPERFIPHNENALISPADGKIILIDRIKDEIFIHDEVFKISIFMNVFNVHVNRIPFSGTVEQIIYRPGKFYSADSEKSALQNEYCATVISTEKQKKIACVQVAGLIARRIICWLEPGDEAIRGKRFGLIRFGSRVDLYLPVETDILVEVGQKVRAGETVLGQLKS from the coding sequence ATGCTTAGTCCTCAAATTCCTGTTGCCAGGGAAGGATATCCTTTTATTGGCATGGCGGCGTTTTGTACTCTTATTTCGGCAGTACTGGGATTCACGGTTGTCACCCTGGTTCTTCTCCTCATCTCGCTCTTTGTCCTCAGTTTTTTCAGAGATCCGGAAAGATTCATTCCCCATAATGAAAATGCATTGATTTCCCCTGCTGACGGAAAAATTATTCTTATTGACAGAATCAAGGACGAAATTTTCATCCATGATGAAGTTTTCAAGATTTCAATTTTCATGAATGTATTTAATGTCCATGTTAACCGCATTCCGTTTTCCGGTACAGTGGAGCAGATAATCTATAGACCTGGAAAATTTTATTCGGCCGACAGTGAAAAAAGTGCCCTGCAGAATGAATATTGTGCTACCGTGATTTCAACAGAGAAACAGAAAAAAATTGCCTGTGTCCAGGTTGCTGGTCTGATTGCCAGAAGGATTATCTGCTGGCTTGAGCCCGGGGATGAAGCGATAAGAGGCAAGAGGTTTGGCCTTATACGATTTGGATCAAGAGTTGATCTCTATCTGCCGGTTGAAACAGATATTCTTGTGGAAGTAGGACAAAAAGTTCGTGCCGGAGAAACAGTTCTCGGGCAACTCAAAAGTTAG
- the ilvN gene encoding acetolactate synthase small subunit — protein MKHTISVLLQNKPGVLSRVTGLFSGRGFNIESLCVAATLDPEISCLTVISKGDDAIIEQITKQLHKLIDVIKVTDISEQEYVEREMVLIRVKAENHTRAEVLRIIDIFRGKVIDVSARSYAIELTGTASKIQAVIDILRPIGIKEIVRTGVIAMARASKHK, from the coding sequence ATGAAACATACGATTTCTGTTCTTCTCCAAAACAAACCGGGCGTTCTTTCCAGGGTTACAGGATTATTCAGTGGCCGGGGGTTCAATATCGAGAGTTTATGCGTTGCCGCAACCCTGGATCCCGAAATTTCCTGCCTGACCGTTATATCAAAAGGCGACGATGCCATAATTGAACAGATAACCAAGCAGTTACACAAGTTGATTGATGTCATCAAGGTCACAGATATCAGTGAACAGGAGTATGTGGAACGTGAAATGGTTTTGATTCGGGTCAAGGCAGAAAATCATACAAGGGCTGAAGTTCTAAGAATCATAGATATTTTCCGAGGAAAAGTGATTGATGTCAGCGCCAGGAGTTATGCCATAGAATTGACCGGAACCGCATCCAAAATACAGGCAGTAATAGACATACTGCGACCGATCGGTATCAAAGAAATCGTGCGAACCGGTGTCATCGCAATGGCCCGTGCAAGCAAACACAAATAA
- the ilvB gene encoding biosynthetic-type acetolactate synthase large subunit, whose protein sequence is MGKITGSQAIVRCLEDEGVKTIFGYPGGAVIDLFDALMDSNLVNVLVRHEQGAVHAADALARVSGEVGVAILTSGPGATNGVTGIATAYMDSIPLVVLTGQVPRPLIGNDAFQEVDIVGITRPCTKHNYLVSRHEDLIPTIREAFHIARTGRPGPVLVDLPKDLVGCTIDYPEKKPIRIQSYQPTYEPHSRQIAKAAKLILKAEKPVLYVGGGVILSDANKELTELATRLNIPVTMTLMGLGAFPGTHDLSLGMLGMHGGYTANMAVAECDLLIAVGARFDDRVTGKLEDFATNAKIIHIDIDPTSISKNVRVDIPIVADCRHALTALNTWFENNTSFKATERGDLHTPWIELLNKWTKQHPVTYRDNGTIIKPQYVIEKLDELTGGNAIITTEVGQNQMWAAQFYKFNYPRHFVTSGGLGTMGFGLPAAIGAQMAFPEKTVIDIAGDGSIQMNIQELATARQYNCPVKIAILNNSYLGMVRQWQELFYNKRYASTVMDITPDFVELAKAFGAVGLRALTKDEVVPVIEEALATDNTVIMDFKIEKEEGVYPMVPAGKPNTEMLLV, encoded by the coding sequence ATGGGGAAAATTACCGGATCCCAGGCAATTGTCAGATGCCTTGAAGACGAAGGTGTAAAAACAATATTCGGATATCCGGGTGGTGCCGTCATTGATCTTTTTGATGCATTGATGGATTCCAACCTGGTAAATGTCCTTGTTCGTCATGAGCAGGGTGCAGTCCATGCGGCTGATGCTCTTGCCCGGGTCAGCGGCGAAGTCGGAGTAGCCATTCTCACTTCCGGCCCCGGTGCCACCAATGGAGTAACCGGAATTGCAACGGCATATATGGATTCGATTCCCCTGGTCGTTCTCACCGGACAGGTCCCCAGACCGCTCATAGGTAACGATGCCTTTCAGGAAGTTGATATTGTTGGCATTACCCGTCCCTGCACAAAACATAACTATCTGGTTTCCAGGCATGAAGACTTGATCCCCACGATCAGGGAAGCTTTTCATATCGCCAGAACCGGACGTCCCGGCCCTGTTCTCGTTGATTTGCCCAAGGATCTCGTAGGGTGCACTATAGATTACCCGGAGAAAAAACCAATCCGGATACAGAGCTACCAGCCAACATATGAACCGCACAGCAGGCAGATTGCCAAAGCTGCCAAACTTATTCTCAAAGCTGAAAAACCCGTTCTTTATGTCGGTGGAGGTGTCATTCTCTCTGACGCCAACAAAGAACTGACAGAACTTGCAACAAGACTTAATATCCCTGTCACCATGACACTGATGGGCCTGGGCGCCTTTCCAGGTACCCATGACCTTTCCCTTGGGATGCTTGGCATGCATGGAGGGTATACAGCCAACATGGCTGTTGCCGAGTGTGATCTCCTTATCGCGGTCGGAGCCAGATTTGACGACCGGGTAACCGGCAAACTTGAAGATTTTGCCACCAATGCAAAAATCATCCATATCGATATCGATCCCACCTCCATCAGTAAAAATGTTCGGGTCGACATCCCCATAGTCGCTGACTGCAGACATGCCCTGACGGCCCTGAATACCTGGTTTGAAAATAATACCAGTTTTAAAGCGACTGAAAGAGGGGATCTTCATACTCCCTGGATTGAGCTCCTCAATAAGTGGACAAAACAGCATCCGGTCACCTACAGAGACAATGGTACAATCATCAAACCGCAGTACGTCATTGAAAAACTGGATGAACTCACCGGTGGCAATGCAATAATAACGACCGAAGTAGGCCAGAACCAGATGTGGGCTGCTCAGTTTTATAAATTCAATTATCCGCGTCACTTTGTTACATCCGGTGGTCTTGGCACCATGGGATTCGGTCTTCCGGCAGCTATCGGCGCCCAGATGGCTTTTCCCGAAAAAACGGTTATTGACATTGCCGGAGACGGTTCCATCCAGATGAACATCCAGGAACTGGCAACAGCCAGGCAATACAACTGCCCTGTTAAAATCGCAATTCTCAATAACAGCTACCTGGGAATGGTTAGGCAGTGGCAGGAGCTTTTCTATAACAAGAGATACGCATCGACTGTCATGGATATCACACCGGACTTTGTTGAGCTGGCAAAAGCTTTTGGCGCCGTCGGCTTAAGAGCCCTCACAAAAGATGAAGTTGTACCGGTCATTGAAGAGGCTCTGGCTACTGATAACACAGTGATAATGGATTTCAAGATAGAGAAGGAAGAAGGAGTCTATCCGATGGTTCCTGCCGGAAAACCTAATACGGAAATGCTGCTCGTTTAA
- a CDS encoding glycosyltransferase family 2 protein — protein sequence MDQKTRASFVVSTYNRASDLERCIDSILAQQCHSPIEILIIDDASTDHTVEMIRKKYDNRVKLICRETNCGSIRNRNYGANLSAGDIVFIVDDDSELPGIHTVEEVLQQFNDQRIGAVAIPFIQDGNLINGHPQGKNGSDIFIAASFIGCACAVRRDTFLGLGGFDEFFYHQVEEDDFCIRLLESGKMCAIAAVSEPMRHFESPARSFEKWDFYGRRNSLLYIWKNCPTVYLLPNLAINTFRGIQHTFRKNRYLWNIKGMIDGYRIICRSFFNSDQLRYPVRKSVYNIVRQMRNKGPLPLSSLDHLSK from the coding sequence ATGGATCAGAAAACAAGAGCTTCCTTTGTGGTTTCTACGTACAACAGGGCTTCAGACCTTGAACGCTGTATTGATTCCATCCTTGCTCAACAATGCCATTCACCCATAGAAATACTGATCATAGATGATGCTTCCACTGATCACACGGTTGAAATGATCAGGAAAAAGTACGATAACCGGGTGAAATTAATCTGCAGAGAAACAAATTGTGGCTCAATCAGAAACCGAAACTACGGCGCAAACCTTTCAGCCGGAGATATCGTTTTCATTGTTGACGATGACTCGGAACTTCCGGGAATTCACACTGTTGAGGAAGTTTTACAGCAATTTAATGATCAGCGTATTGGAGCTGTAGCTATTCCTTTTATTCAAGACGGCAACCTGATTAACGGACACCCCCAAGGCAAAAATGGCTCCGATATTTTCATTGCTGCCAGCTTTATAGGATGTGCCTGTGCAGTCAGAAGAGATACATTTCTCGGGTTAGGCGGGTTCGATGAATTTTTCTACCATCAGGTTGAAGAAGACGATTTCTGCATCCGATTACTGGAATCCGGAAAAATGTGTGCCATCGCTGCAGTCAGTGAGCCGATGAGACATTTCGAATCGCCTGCACGCAGTTTTGAGAAATGGGATTTCTACGGGCGTCGCAATTCGTTATTGTATATCTGGAAGAACTGCCCGACTGTTTACCTGCTTCCCAACCTGGCCATAAACACATTCCGGGGAATTCAACATACATTCAGAAAAAACAGATATTTATGGAACATAAAAGGGATGATTGATGGTTACAGGATCATTTGCAGAAGTTTTTTTAACTCAGATCAACTGAGATACCCTGTGCGAAAATCCGTATATAATATTGTTCGTCAAATGAGAAACAAAGGGCCATTGCCCCTTTCCTCTCTTGACCATTTATCAAAGTAA
- a CDS encoding fibro-slime domain-containing protein — MKKILLTVFSMGVVTLAASSFVNASTINLTGTLRDFESSHPDFQYVIGVDPGIVANTLGVDGKPVYAGGAGTLTTTGAANFNQWYNDVPGVNTTSSYTITLDNSITPDPNVYTFSDMTFFPLTAPEDPENFFFTYEIHSDFTYQGGETFTFSGDDDVWVFIDNQLVMDLGGVHTMLTGSVDLDTLGLTIGNDYDFDFFFAERHTTESHFRIDTSININNEVPEPATMILFGAGLVGMTGLRLRRKKTK, encoded by the coding sequence ATGAAAAAAATACTGTTAACTGTATTTTCCATGGGGGTTGTGACATTGGCTGCCAGCAGTTTTGTCAATGCAAGTACAATTAACCTGACAGGTACTTTGCGGGATTTCGAATCATCTCACCCTGATTTTCAATATGTCATAGGTGTGGATCCCGGCATTGTTGCAAACACGCTGGGTGTTGACGGGAAACCTGTATACGCAGGTGGGGCCGGAACGCTTACGACAACTGGAGCTGCTAACTTCAATCAGTGGTATAATGATGTACCCGGCGTAAATACAACTTCGTCGTATACAATTACTTTAGATAACTCAATCACACCGGATCCGAATGTATATACATTCTCGGATATGACCTTTTTTCCGCTTACTGCCCCGGAAGATCCGGAAAATTTTTTCTTTACATATGAAATTCATTCCGATTTCACTTACCAGGGTGGAGAGACATTTACCTTTTCAGGAGATGATGATGTCTGGGTCTTTATTGACAATCAGTTAGTAATGGATCTGGGAGGAGTGCATACGATGTTGACCGGATCAGTTGATCTTGATACTCTCGGGTTGACGATTGGCAATGATTATGATTTTGATTTCTTTTTTGCGGAACGTCATACAACGGAGTCACATTTTAGAATTGATACTTCAATCAATATCAACAATGAGGTTCCCGAACCGGCAACTATGATTCTGTTTGGTGCCGGGCTGGTTGGCATGACGGGTCTTCGCCTGAGACGCAAGAAAACAAAATAG
- a CDS encoding glycosyltransferase family 2 protein, whose product MTRLMPTISIITPVFNGAATILDCLKSIDSQTYSPFEHFIINGNSTDTTLALINTRKRPYRTVITEPDRGLYDAMNKGIKKATGDIVGILNADDFYPADDILSTVANAFKNIEIDSCYGDLLYVDSKDTDKTIRNWKSGKYARRKFFSGWMVPHPTFFVRRSIYEELGYFNLELGSAADYEIMIRFLVKHRITTTYLNKIIVKMRIGGASNKSISGRLKANRMDRKAWTVNGIKPYPWTVFLKPIRKIGQWVIK is encoded by the coding sequence ATGACCCGATTAATGCCGACTATTTCCATAATAACCCCCGTATTCAATGGTGCCGCCACCATCCTTGACTGCCTGAAAAGTATAGACTCTCAGACATACTCACCTTTTGAGCATTTTATCATCAATGGTAATTCAACAGACACAACTCTTGCCCTGATAAACACCAGAAAACGTCCATACAGAACAGTTATAACTGAGCCTGACAGAGGACTTTACGATGCAATGAATAAAGGAATAAAAAAGGCAACAGGAGATATTGTCGGCATACTGAATGCGGATGATTTTTACCCTGCTGACGATATTCTCTCAACAGTGGCAAACGCCTTTAAAAATATTGAAATCGACAGCTGTTACGGTGACCTTCTCTATGTCGACAGTAAAGATACTGATAAGACGATAAGAAACTGGAAATCCGGGAAGTATGCCCGCCGCAAATTTTTTTCCGGCTGGATGGTTCCCCATCCCACCTTTTTTGTCAGGCGTTCCATTTACGAAGAACTGGGGTATTTCAACCTTGAACTGGGTTCCGCTGCCGATTATGAAATCATGATTCGATTCCTGGTCAAACACCGGATAACAACCACGTATCTGAATAAAATAATAGTTAAAATGAGAATTGGTGGTGCCAGCAACAAATCAATATCCGGCAGACTGAAGGCAAACAGAATGGACAGAAAAGCGTGGACGGTTAATGGTATCAAACCTTATCCATGGACTGTGTTCCTTAAACCAATACGAAAAATCGGCCAATGGGTCATCAAATAA